In Chryseobacterium camelliae, one DNA window encodes the following:
- a CDS encoding TIGR03915 family putative DNA repair protein translates to MTTLVYDGSFDGLYTAVFEVFEYRYQDIEIVSRENFCQENIFADIHEVITQQEKSERVLNKLEQNIGKHGIHELLKVYLSEDPEAEQLILSAVRQSVQFPGENILQNYADSHILKISKICKSVSRERHRMTAFVRFEKMQDEVFFAKIDPDFNVLPLIRKHFKDRYQDQKWMIYDLRRNYGLLYDLETCDFFYPDEKIDLKKYEQKFHDQEKNYQTLWQRYFTRTNIVERKNIKLHLQHVPRRYWKYLTEKW, encoded by the coding sequence ATGACTACGCTAGTCTATGACGGAAGTTTTGATGGTTTATACACAGCGGTATTTGAAGTTTTTGAATACCGGTATCAAGATATTGAAATCGTAAGCAGGGAAAATTTTTGTCAGGAGAATATTTTTGCAGACATCCATGAAGTGATTACCCAGCAGGAAAAATCGGAACGGGTGTTGAATAAACTGGAGCAAAATATAGGTAAACACGGCATCCATGAACTTTTGAAAGTGTACCTGTCCGAAGATCCGGAAGCCGAGCAGCTGATTTTATCGGCAGTGAGGCAATCTGTACAGTTTCCCGGAGAGAATATCCTGCAAAATTATGCCGACAGCCATATTTTGAAAATTTCCAAGATCTGTAAATCGGTAAGCCGCGAGAGGCACAGGATGACCGCCTTCGTTCGCTTTGAAAAAATGCAGGATGAGGTATTTTTTGCTAAAATCGATCCCGACTTCAATGTCCTTCCCCTGATCCGGAAACATTTTAAAGACCGGTATCAGGACCAGAAGTGGATGATCTATGACCTCAGGCGGAACTACGGCCTCCTGTATGACCTTGAAACCTGTGATTTTTTCTACCCGGACGAAAAGATCGACCTGAAAAAGTATGAGCAGAAGTTCCATGATCAGGAAAAAAACTACCAGACACTCTGGCAAAGGTATTTCACCAGAACCAATATTGTAGAACGGAAAAACATCAAACTGCATCTTCAGCATGTTCCGAGAAGGTACTGGAAATACCTGACCGAAAAATGGTAG
- the pfkA gene encoding 6-phosphofructokinase, with protein MKESAVKKIAVLTSGGDSPGMNAALRAVVRTANYYHIECYGVREGYNGLISGDFLKMGPRSVKNIINQGGTILKSARSMEFKTKEGRQKAYDNCMKLGIDGLVCIGGDGTFTGAKIFNEEFGIRVVGVPGTIDNDIFGTDNTIGYDTALNTAMEAIDKIRDTATSHNRVFFVEVMGRDAGFIALNSGLATGALDILIPETKDSMDDLFANFRNAEKTGKASSIVVVAEGEKLGNVYDLAKQTKDEFPDYDIRVTVLGHIQRGGSPSCADRVLASRLGFGAVVGLMDGQTNVMAGMRSNELVFTPIEEAIKKHNEINKDLLLISEILAI; from the coding sequence ATGAAAGAGAGTGCTGTGAAAAAAATTGCGGTTCTTACCTCAGGAGGAGATTCTCCGGGGATGAACGCAGCCTTAAGAGCGGTAGTAAGGACCGCCAATTATTATCATATTGAATGCTACGGAGTAAGAGAAGGCTATAATGGCCTTATCAGCGGGGATTTCCTGAAAATGGGGCCACGTTCCGTTAAAAATATCATCAACCAGGGTGGCACGATCCTCAAATCAGCCCGCTCCATGGAATTCAAAACGAAGGAAGGACGCCAGAAAGCGTACGACAACTGTATGAAACTGGGCATAGACGGTTTAGTCTGCATCGGTGGAGACGGTACCTTTACAGGAGCGAAAATCTTTAACGAAGAATTCGGAATCAGGGTTGTGGGTGTTCCCGGAACCATTGATAATGACATTTTCGGTACAGACAATACCATCGGGTATGACACTGCCCTGAATACAGCCATGGAAGCCATTGATAAAATCCGGGATACCGCCACTTCTCACAACAGGGTTTTCTTTGTGGAAGTAATGGGCCGAGATGCCGGTTTTATTGCACTGAACAGTGGCCTGGCAACAGGTGCACTGGACATCCTCATTCCTGAAACAAAGGACAGCATGGATGATCTTTTTGCGAACTTCAGAAATGCTGAGAAGACAGGAAAAGCCTCCAGCATCGTTGTTGTTGCAGAAGGAGAAAAACTGGGAAATGTTTATGACCTGGCCAAGCAGACCAAAGATGAGTTTCCGGATTATGATATCCGGGTTACCGTACTGGGGCATATCCAGAGAGGCGGTTCCCCAAGCTGCGCAGACCGTGTCTTAGCAAGCAGGCTGGGCTTCGGTGCCGTAGTAGGCCTGATGGACGGGCAAACCAATGTAATGGCCGGAATGCGTTCCAATGAACTGGTATTCACCCCTATCGAGGAAGCCATTAAAAAACATAATGAAATCAATAAAGACCTTTTGCTAATTTCTGAAATCTTAGCAATCTAA
- the gap gene encoding type I glyceraldehyde-3-phosphate dehydrogenase: MSTIKVGINGFGRIGRLVFRAMTERDNIEVVGINDLINAEYMAYMLKYDSVHGIFPGEVSVEGNDLVVNGKKIRVTAEKDPNNLKWNEVGADYIVESTGLFLDKENAAKHINAGAKKVILSAPSKDDTPMFVMGVNHKELTDDIKILSNASCTTNCLAPLAKVIHDKFGIEEGLMTTVHATTATQKTVDGPSMKDWRGGRAALNNIIPSSTGAAKAVGKVIPSLNGKLTGMSFRVPTVDVSVVDLTVRLEKATSYDEICAAIKEASEGELKGILGYTEDAVVSQDFVGDKRTSIFDKDAGIMLSPNFVKLVSWYDNEMGYSNKLVDMLIHAASL, from the coding sequence ATGTCAACAATCAAAGTAGGTATCAACGGGTTTGGTAGAATCGGACGTCTTGTATTCAGAGCAATGACTGAAAGAGATAACATCGAAGTAGTAGGAATCAATGACCTGATCAACGCAGAATATATGGCTTATATGCTGAAATATGATTCTGTACACGGTATTTTCCCGGGAGAAGTTTCCGTAGAAGGAAATGACCTTGTGGTAAACGGAAAAAAGATCAGAGTTACTGCTGAAAAAGACCCGAACAACCTTAAATGGAATGAAGTAGGTGCAGACTATATCGTAGAATCTACAGGGCTTTTCTTAGATAAAGAAAATGCTGCTAAACACATTAACGCAGGAGCCAAAAAAGTAATCCTTTCCGCTCCTTCCAAAGATGATACTCCAATGTTCGTAATGGGAGTAAACCACAAAGAGCTTACTGACGATATCAAAATTTTATCCAACGCTTCTTGTACAACCAACTGTTTGGCTCCTTTAGCTAAAGTAATCCACGATAAATTCGGGATCGAGGAAGGTCTGATGACTACTGTACATGCAACTACAGCTACCCAGAAAACCGTTGACGGTCCTTCTATGAAAGACTGGAGAGGTGGTAGAGCCGCTCTAAACAATATCATCCCGTCTTCTACCGGTGCTGCTAAAGCAGTAGGTAAAGTAATTCCTTCGCTGAACGGAAAATTAACCGGTATGTCTTTCAGAGTACCTACTGTAGACGTTTCTGTGGTTGACCTTACTGTAAGACTTGAGAAAGCGACTTCTTACGATGAGATCTGCGCAGCGATCAAAGAAGCTTCCGAAGGAGAATTGAAAGGTATCCTTGGATATACTGAGGATGCGGTAGTATCTCAGGATTTCGTAGGAGATAAGAGAACTTCTATCTTCGATAAAGATGCCGGAATTATGCTTTCTCCTAATTTCGTGAAACTTGTTTCTTGGTATGACAATGAAATGGGTTACTCTAACAAATTAGTTGACATGCTGATCCATGCAGCTTCTTTGTAA
- a CDS encoding response regulator transcription factor, with amino-acid sequence MNKKYLPQARKPHPLIKVWNDYPEIRQNDNRILPAPPIEQVIGEVFAPGKFYYYVINFADSTLSHHHENILKIHGLCKYPLHLKEIIDLIHPDDLEFVMEAERMSIEKMREIKGFDYQQDLKASYCFRMRTSTGNYELFHHQALHTYKDENGRLLQAINIHTHIEHITRYNSYIILVSGINGREDFHQMQWMKNDGCSKSAAVVFTKREVEILSCIAKGYATGEISDMLNISQETVRTHRKNILKKADARNSSELIRKAFEWGYL; translated from the coding sequence ATGAATAAAAAATATCTGCCCCAAGCCAGAAAACCGCATCCCCTTATTAAAGTATGGAATGATTACCCGGAAATACGGCAAAATGACAACAGGATATTACCCGCTCCGCCTATCGAGCAGGTAATCGGGGAAGTCTTTGCCCCGGGTAAGTTTTATTATTATGTAATCAACTTTGCAGACAGTACCCTCAGCCATCATCATGAAAACATCCTGAAGATACATGGTCTCTGCAAATATCCTTTACACCTGAAAGAGATCATAGACCTGATCCATCCTGATGACCTTGAATTTGTTATGGAAGCCGAACGGATGTCTATAGAAAAAATGAGGGAAATCAAAGGTTTTGATTATCAGCAGGATCTTAAAGCCAGCTACTGTTTCAGGATGAGGACTTCCACAGGCAATTACGAACTTTTTCACCATCAGGCCCTGCATACCTATAAGGACGAAAACGGCAGGCTCCTACAAGCCATTAATATCCATACCCATATTGAACACATTACGCGCTACAATTCCTATATAATACTGGTTTCCGGCATCAACGGGCGGGAAGATTTCCACCAGATGCAATGGATGAAAAATGATGGCTGCTCAAAATCCGCTGCTGTAGTGTTTACCAAAAGAGAAGTGGAAATTCTCAGCTGTATTGCAAAAGGATATGCCACAGGTGAAATTTCCGACATGCTGAATATTTCTCAGGAAACGGTCCGAACGCACAGGAAAAACATCCTGAAAAAAGCTGATGCCAGGAACAGTTCGGAACTGATCAGGAAAGCTTTCGAATGGGGATACCTGTAA
- a CDS encoding oxygenase MpaB family protein → MMTGPRFSDSEHFRHFWTKGNGKQLIEFSGAEVSLDEFQKFAPYFYHTDEAGDEVVKEIYFTRQFLEASKEIELFIRNPVSGQDDVPESVRQLFLQTQKIPDWLDYNLLRSGAELCMRCNLDSLISLRDYCLMGGYDFAYLNKPLIITGALKKGAVKRLSETLDFWVNVTRYDALDLHAKGYEFAIKTRMIHSFARLSIKKHYQEWDTENWGEPINSWDMMATYTGFSLVFLHSLHKLGNRFSEEEELGIFHLWKYVGYLLGIPEQLLPDNKKQATEYFYLWTSNQPSADRDSVLLAHSLLNESLENPILKYDFQRENLRYLHICCTWFLLDDEVCKRLQIPDVPLKKAFPLTKRTINRMYDAFVSRKARIRKGDSSQMKVLNDYHNITQRSNFH, encoded by the coding sequence ATGATGACAGGACCGAGATTTTCAGATTCCGAACACTTCAGGCATTTCTGGACCAAAGGCAATGGGAAGCAGCTTATTGAATTTTCGGGAGCTGAAGTAAGCCTTGACGAATTTCAAAAGTTTGCCCCCTACTTTTACCATACTGATGAAGCCGGAGACGAGGTAGTAAAAGAGATATATTTTACGCGTCAGTTTTTGGAAGCGTCAAAAGAAATCGAGCTGTTCATCCGGAATCCGGTTTCAGGACAGGATGATGTTCCAGAAAGTGTCAGACAACTTTTCCTTCAAACCCAAAAGATCCCTGACTGGCTGGATTACAATCTCCTAAGAAGTGGTGCCGAACTGTGCATGCGCTGCAACCTGGATTCACTGATTTCACTCCGGGATTACTGCCTGATGGGCGGTTATGATTTCGCCTACCTGAATAAACCGCTGATCATTACCGGTGCCCTGAAAAAGGGGGCCGTAAAAAGGCTTTCGGAAACCCTGGACTTCTGGGTGAATGTTACCCGGTATGATGCTCTGGACCTGCATGCGAAAGGCTACGAATTTGCCATCAAAACCCGGATGATCCACTCCTTCGCCCGGCTTTCCATCAAAAAACATTATCAGGAGTGGGATACAGAAAACTGGGGAGAGCCTATTAATTCATGGGATATGATGGCTACCTACACAGGATTCAGCCTCGTATTCCTCCACAGCCTGCATAAGCTTGGAAACAGATTTTCAGAGGAAGAAGAATTAGGTATTTTCCACCTTTGGAAATATGTCGGCTACTTATTGGGCATACCGGAACAATTGCTGCCGGATAATAAAAAACAGGCTACCGAGTATTTTTACCTCTGGACTTCCAATCAGCCTTCTGCCGACCGGGATTCTGTTTTGCTTGCCCATTCCCTACTCAATGAATCCCTGGAAAATCCTATCCTGAAATATGATTTTCAAAGGGAAAATTTACGGTACCTGCATATCTGCTGTACATGGTTTTTGCTGGATGATGAAGTCTGCAAAAGGCTCCAGATTCCTGATGTCCCTCTCAAGAAGGCATTTCCTTTAACCAAACGAACAATCAACAGAATGTATGATGCATTTGTAAGCCGAAAAGCGAGAATCAGAAAAGGTGACAGCAGCCAGATGAAAGTCCTGAATGACTATCATAACATTACACAAAGATCAAATTTTCATTGA
- the recA gene encoding recombinase RecA: MSNIDDKKKALALVLDKLDKTYGKGTVMTLGDDSVDNTIEVIPSGSLGLDIALGVGGYPRGRIIEIYGPESSGKTTLTLHAIAEAQKAGGIAAFIDAEHAFDRTYAAKLGIDLENLIISQPDNGEQALEIADNLIRSGAIDIVVIDSVAALTPKAEIEGEMGDSKMGLHARLMSQALRKLTATISRTKCTVIFINQLREKIGVMFGNPETTTGGNALKFYASVRVDIRKASAPIKNGDEAVGSRVKVKIVKNKVAPPFKQAEFDIMYGEGVSKTGEILDQAVEQGIVKKSGSWFSYEETKLGQGRDAVKDVLKDNPDLAEELENKIKEELKNK, translated from the coding sequence ATGAGCAATATAGACGATAAGAAAAAAGCACTTGCGCTAGTGCTTGACAAACTTGACAAAACGTACGGAAAAGGGACTGTAATGACCCTGGGAGATGATTCTGTGGACAATACCATTGAAGTAATCCCTTCCGGATCCTTAGGGTTAGACATCGCTTTAGGCGTTGGCGGATATCCAAGAGGAAGGATCATCGAAATTTACGGCCCTGAATCCTCAGGTAAAACCACTCTCACCCTGCATGCTATTGCTGAAGCACAGAAAGCGGGCGGGATCGCAGCTTTTATCGATGCCGAGCACGCATTTGACAGGACTTACGCGGCAAAATTGGGAATCGACCTGGAAAACCTTATTATTTCACAACCGGACAACGGTGAGCAGGCTTTGGAAATTGCGGATAACCTGATCCGTTCCGGTGCCATTGACATCGTAGTAATCGACTCAGTAGCCGCACTTACACCAAAAGCGGAGATTGAAGGTGAAATGGGTGATTCCAAAATGGGTCTTCACGCAAGGCTGATGTCTCAGGCGTTAAGAAAATTGACGGCCACGATTTCAAGAACTAAATGTACCGTCATCTTTATCAACCAGCTGAGAGAGAAAATCGGGGTCATGTTCGGGAATCCTGAAACCACTACCGGTGGGAACGCTTTGAAGTTCTACGCTTCGGTAAGGGTTGACATCAGAAAAGCCAGTGCACCTATTAAGAATGGTGATGAAGCCGTGGGAAGCCGTGTGAAGGTTAAAATTGTTAAAAATAAGGTAGCTCCTCCATTCAAACAGGCTGAATTCGACATTATGTACGGAGAAGGTGTATCCAAAACAGGAGAAATCCTTGATCAGGCTGTAGAACAGGGAATCGTGAAGAAAAGCGGTTCATGGTTCAGCTACGAAGAGACCAAATTAGGCCAGGGACGTGATGCTGTCAAAGATGTATTGAAAGATAATCCGGATCTTGCTGAAGAGCTGGAAAATAAAATTAAGGAAGAACTGAAAAACAAATAA
- a CDS encoding MGMT family protein, translating to MDNIFKKQVYELVRMIPKGRVSTYGAIAKAVGYPNHSRHVGKAMGGCPKDVPAHRVISASGILSVPEFQSRLEAEGITIQNLRIKNFKTLFWDPLKEI from the coding sequence ATGGACAATATCTTTAAAAAGCAGGTCTACGAACTGGTCAGGATGATTCCCAAAGGCCGCGTATCCACTTACGGAGCCATAGCTAAAGCTGTAGGGTATCCTAACCACTCCAGGCATGTTGGAAAAGCGATGGGCGGCTGTCCTAAGGATGTGCCGGCACACCGGGTCATTTCCGCTTCAGGCATCCTGTCTGTTCCGGAATTCCAATCCAGGCTTGAAGCAGAAGGAATTACCATACAGAATTTGAGAATCAAAAATTTTAAAACGCTCTTTTGGGATCCTCTGAAAGAAATTTAA
- a CDS encoding helix-turn-helix domain-containing protein — translation MQKEKLRLLRKRKGYTQKDIAEVIATDVSNYSRKESGDVRIIKDEWEKIAKFLNVSVDEIYEEDEPRVIVNNENPVFNDNAVSAGVMTQFNSISTSVIQNLQDYIDLLKKEIDRLNEEVQELKNK, via the coding sequence ATGCAAAAGGAAAAGCTACGTTTATTAAGGAAGAGAAAGGGATACACACAAAAAGATATTGCAGAAGTCATTGCTACGGATGTATCCAATTACAGCAGGAAGGAAAGTGGCGACGTAAGAATCATTAAAGATGAATGGGAAAAAATTGCTAAATTTCTCAATGTATCAGTAGATGAGATCTATGAGGAGGACGAACCCAGAGTAATTGTCAATAATGAAAATCCTGTATTCAATGACAATGCAGTTTCAGCAGGGGTTATGACACAATTCAACAGTATTTCTACCTCTGTCATTCAAAATCTTCAGGACTATATCGATCTTTTGAAGAAAGAAATAGACCGGCTGAATGAAGAGGTACAGGAGTTAAAAAATAAATAG
- a CDS encoding GLPGLI family protein gives MEKYLLPAMILITVFAKSQGFNFLYEADYKMVYKDQKVNPITQEETFALLINTKASYYKSMKKYGEDSLKYEKKIHEKTDFREGLRFITDFPEYIGTTSGKLYVTLPIGNKPFTYEETNSLKWQIVNEHQSLNGYRCQKAVTKKYGRTWVAWFTRDIPFPFGPYKFNKLPGLIIEVYDENKDYVFSLYDFRKRTYFCQSANMSPDASTVRKSKVFDFQRKEITDPNNYNKLITDPETLSYILKKARERAQHYNPIELSID, from the coding sequence ATGGAAAAATACCTTTTGCCGGCAATGATACTGATTACAGTTTTTGCGAAATCCCAGGGTTTTAATTTCCTTTATGAAGCAGATTATAAGATGGTATACAAAGATCAGAAAGTAAATCCAATAACCCAGGAAGAAACATTTGCCTTACTCATAAATACCAAAGCATCTTATTATAAGAGCATGAAGAAATATGGAGAGGATTCTTTGAAGTATGAGAAGAAAATCCATGAGAAGACGGACTTCAGGGAAGGGCTGCGATTCATCACCGATTTCCCTGAATATATCGGCACCACATCAGGCAAGCTGTATGTAACACTGCCTATAGGCAATAAACCTTTTACCTATGAAGAAACCAACAGCCTTAAATGGCAAATCGTTAATGAGCATCAATCTTTAAACGGATACCGCTGCCAAAAAGCGGTTACTAAAAAATACGGCAGAACCTGGGTTGCCTGGTTCACCAGGGACATTCCCTTTCCGTTCGGACCGTATAAATTCAATAAGCTTCCCGGACTGATCATAGAAGTGTACGATGAAAATAAAGACTATGTATTTTCGCTGTATGATTTCAGGAAAAGAACATACTTCTGTCAATCGGCAAATATGTCACCTGATGCATCAACTGTCCGGAAAAGTAAAGTTTTTGATTTCCAAAGGAAAGAAATTACAGATCCGAATAATTACAATAAACTGATTACAGATCCTGAAACATTAAGTTATATATTGAAAAAAGCCAGGGAAAGAGCCCAACATTATAATCCGATAGAATTAAGCATAGATTAA
- the htpG gene encoding molecular chaperone HtpG gives MTKGNINVSVENIFPLIKKFLYSDHEIFLRELISNATDATLKLKHLTGIGEAKVEYGNPKIEVKLDKEQKTLRIIDQGIGMTGEEVEKYINQVAFSGAEEFLEKYKDTAKDAGIIGHFGLGFYSAFMVAEKVEILTKSYKDEPAVRWICDGSPEFTLEETTEKTDRGTEIILHIAEDSTEFLEESRIRELLLKYNKFMPVPIKFGTKTHTLPLPEDAPEDAVAETEEVDNIINNPTPAWTIAPSELTNEDYMKFYHELYPMQFEEPLFHIHLNVDYPFNLTGILFFPKLNNNLNIEKDKIQLYQNQVFVTDEVKGIVPDFLMLLRGVIDSPDIPLNVSRSYLQADGAVKKISSYITKKVGDKMASLINENREDYEKKWNDIKVVIEYGIVTEEKFAEKADKFTLYPTTDGKYFLWNELEEKIKPLQTDKDGKLIILYATHADEQHSYIQSARDKGYEVLLLDSPIVPHVIQKLEGSKENVSFARVDADHINNLIKKDEPVIAKLNDTEKESLKKEVEEAIKDAKFTVQLEDLDSTDAPFTITQPEFMRRMKDMQATGGGGMFGMGGFPEMYNLVVNSNSDFAGQILKTESAEAKESLIRHALDLAKLSQNLLKGKDLTDFIQRSYQQITQ, from the coding sequence ATGACTAAGGGAAATATTAATGTATCGGTGGAAAACATTTTTCCGCTTATCAAAAAGTTTCTGTACAGCGATCATGAAATTTTCTTAAGGGAACTTATTTCAAATGCTACAGATGCGACTTTAAAACTGAAACACCTAACCGGGATCGGTGAGGCAAAGGTAGAATACGGAAATCCGAAAATTGAAGTAAAGCTTGATAAAGAACAGAAAACTCTCCGTATTATTGACCAGGGAATCGGGATGACCGGCGAAGAAGTTGAGAAATACATCAATCAGGTAGCTTTCTCCGGAGCAGAAGAATTCCTTGAAAAATATAAGGATACGGCTAAAGATGCAGGAATTATCGGGCACTTTGGTCTTGGGTTTTATTCTGCCTTCATGGTGGCTGAAAAAGTTGAGATCTTAACGAAATCTTACAAGGATGAACCGGCAGTACGATGGATCTGTGACGGAAGCCCTGAGTTCACTCTTGAAGAAACCACAGAAAAAACCGACAGAGGAACGGAAATTATCCTTCATATTGCGGAAGATTCTACCGAGTTTCTGGAAGAAAGCAGAATCCGCGAACTGCTGCTGAAATACAATAAATTCATGCCTGTTCCGATTAAATTCGGGACCAAAACACATACATTGCCTTTACCGGAAGATGCCCCGGAAGATGCTGTGGCTGAAACCGAGGAAGTGGACAATATCATCAATAATCCTACGCCAGCATGGACGATTGCCCCAAGCGAACTGACTAATGAGGATTATATGAAGTTCTACCATGAGCTGTATCCGATGCAGTTTGAAGAACCTCTCTTCCACATCCATCTGAACGTGGATTATCCTTTCAACCTTACTGGTATCCTGTTCTTCCCTAAGCTGAATAATAATTTAAATATTGAAAAGGACAAAATTCAGCTGTACCAGAACCAGGTGTTCGTTACAGATGAGGTGAAAGGCATCGTTCCTGACTTCCTTATGCTCCTGCGAGGAGTTATCGACTCTCCGGATATCCCATTGAACGTTTCGCGCTCTTACCTGCAGGCCGATGGTGCTGTGAAGAAAATCTCCTCCTACATCACGAAGAAAGTAGGGGATAAAATGGCCTCACTGATCAATGAAAACCGTGAGGATTACGAGAAAAAGTGGAATGACATTAAGGTGGTCATCGAATACGGGATCGTCACTGAAGAAAAGTTTGCTGAAAAAGCAGATAAATTTACCTTATACCCTACTACTGACGGCAAATACTTCCTATGGAATGAGCTGGAAGAGAAGATAAAACCTCTACAGACCGATAAAGACGGTAAACTGATCATCCTCTATGCTACCCATGCTGATGAACAGCACAGCTACATCCAGTCTGCCAGAGATAAAGGATATGAAGTGCTTCTTCTGGATTCTCCAATCGTTCCGCATGTGATCCAGAAGCTTGAAGGGTCAAAAGAAAATGTTTCCTTTGCACGGGTAGATGCCGATCATATTAATAACCTGATCAAAAAAGATGAACCTGTCATAGCCAAGCTTAACGATACGGAAAAAGAATCCCTGAAGAAAGAAGTGGAAGAGGCGATTAAAGATGCCAAGTTTACGGTTCAGCTTGAGGATCTCGACAGCACGGATGCTCCGTTTACCATTACCCAGCCTGAATTCATGCGAAGAATGAAAGACATGCAGGCGACCGGAGGAGGCGGAATGTTTGGTATGGGAGGATTCCCGGAGATGTATAATCTCGTGGTGAACTCCAACAGCGATTTTGCCGGCCAGATTTTAAAAACAGAATCTGCGGAAGCCAAAGAAAGCCTGATCCGCCATGCGCTTGACTTGGCTAAACTTTCACAGAACTTACTGAAAGGAAAAGATCTTACTGACTTCATCCAGAGAAGTTATCAACAGATTACCCAATAA
- a CDS encoding deoxyhypusine synthase family protein: MSKPISEFIEKYYLHFNAAALVDASKGYVAHLKDGGKMMITLAGAMSTAELGKILAEMIRQGKVDFISCTGANLEEDLMNLVAHSHYERVPHYRDLTPQEEWGLLERGLNRVTDTCIPEEEAFRRLQKHIVEIWKDAEAKGERYFPHEYMYKMILSGVLEQYYEIPRENSWMIAAAEKNLPIVVPGWEDSTMGNIFASYCIKGELKPSTMKSGIEYMTYLADWYTKNSAGKGVGFFQIGGGIAGDFPICVVPMLYQDMEMHDIPFWSYFCQISDSTTSYGSYSGAVPNEKITWGKLDITTPKFIVESDATICAPLMFSYILEN; the protein is encoded by the coding sequence ATGAGCAAACCGATTTCTGAATTTATAGAAAAATATTACCTTCATTTCAATGCGGCTGCATTGGTGGATGCTTCAAAAGGCTATGTTGCCCATCTGAAAGACGGCGGGAAAATGATGATTACGCTGGCAGGAGCCATGTCTACGGCTGAACTGGGAAAAATCCTTGCAGAAATGATCCGTCAGGGAAAAGTGGATTTCATTTCGTGTACAGGAGCCAACCTGGAAGAGGACCTGATGAACCTGGTGGCGCATTCTCACTATGAAAGAGTACCTCATTACCGGGACCTGACGCCGCAGGAAGAATGGGGTCTTCTTGAAAGAGGGCTGAACAGGGTAACCGATACCTGCATTCCTGAGGAGGAAGCGTTCAGAAGGTTGCAGAAACATATCGTGGAAATCTGGAAAGATGCTGAAGCCAAAGGCGAGCGTTATTTCCCTCATGAATACATGTATAAAATGATCCTTTCAGGAGTTTTGGAGCAGTACTATGAGATCCCGAGAGAAAACTCATGGATGATTGCAGCAGCTGAGAAAAACCTTCCGATTGTAGTTCCGGGATGGGAAGATTCTACTATGGGAAATATCTTCGCTTCTTACTGCATCAAAGGTGAGCTTAAGCCTTCTACTATGAAATCAGGAATTGAATACATGACTTACCTTGCTGACTGGTATACTAAGAATTCAGCAGGAAAAGGAGTAGGATTCTTCCAGATCGGAGGAGGTATTGCAGGGGATTTCCCAATCTGTGTGGTGCCGATGCTGTACCAGGATATGGAAATGCATGACATTCCGTTCTGGTCGTATTTCTGCCAGATTTCAGATTCGACAACCTCTTACGGATCGTATTCAGGTGCTGTTCCTAATGAGAAAATTACCTGGGGTAAACTGGATATCACCACACCGAAATTTATCGTCGAAAGTGATGCTACCATCTGTGCGCCTCTGATGTTCTCATATATCCTTGAAAACTAA
- the arfB gene encoding alternative ribosome rescue aminoacyl-tRNA hydrolase ArfB → MRDFSKELQFKTSRSSGAGGQNVNKVETSVTVLWNVSGSAFFNDAQKALISDKLRNRINAEGMLFLTVSESRTQLMNKNKAIEKIMEVVDKALIVPKKRFATKPSKGQKQKRLDTKKKISEKKENRRFKF, encoded by the coding sequence ATGAGAGATTTTTCAAAGGAACTTCAGTTTAAAACGTCACGCAGCAGTGGGGCAGGTGGCCAGAATGTCAATAAGGTGGAGACTTCTGTTACCGTATTGTGGAATGTTTCCGGCTCAGCATTTTTTAATGATGCTCAAAAGGCTTTGATTTCGGATAAGCTCAGAAACCGGATCAATGCAGAAGGCATGTTGTTTCTTACCGTGTCTGAAAGCAGGACGCAGCTGATGAATAAGAACAAAGCCATTGAAAAAATAATGGAGGTGGTAGATAAAGCGCTGATTGTTCCTAAGAAAAGGTTTGCTACAAAACCCTCTAAAGGACAAAAGCAAAAGCGGCTGGATACCAAAAAGAAAATTTCTGAAAAGAAAGAAAACCGGCGGTTTAAATTTTGA